One genomic segment of Theobroma cacao cultivar B97-61/B2 chromosome 6, Criollo_cocoa_genome_V2, whole genome shotgun sequence includes these proteins:
- the LOC18595434 gene encoding photosynthetic NDH subunit of subcomplex B 1, chloroplastic, translated as MATTLLPKTVYPILTNRPSIPSAHFTTKPPFFSPLDLSPCTKRPSVQTNAKKKNPWLDPFDDGEDPNMEYGSLFTDGKQEEDPRPPDNPDNPYGFLKFPMGFAVELASLPLKIRGDVRRCCCVISGGVYENLLFFPAIQLIKDRYPGVQVDVLASERGKQTYELNKNVRWANAYDPDDEWPEPAEYTDMVGLLKSRYYDMVLSTKLAGLGHAAFLFMTTARDRVSYIYPNVNAAGAGLLLSETFTADSMNLSEGGYNMYHQMVDWLGRPFRSVPRHSVGPLRVSISRKLKKVVAEKYRTAGAEKGKYIVIHGIESDSKASMQSRGDTDSLLPIQVWAEIAKDIRGFKPLLVIPHEKERENVEEVVGDDASIVFITTPGQLAALINDSAGVIATNTAAIQLAGAREKPSIGLFCSKQKGKLFVPNPEEKKCAIVSSKTGKLRDVEVEAVKQAMQIFDMSFALV; from the exons atggCTACTACTCTGTTACCCAAAACTGTTTATCCAATCCTTACAAACCGACCTTCAATTCCGTCTGCCCACTTCACCACCAAGCCACCATTTTTTAGCCCACTTGACCTCTCTCCATGCACCAAAAGACCAAGTGTTCAAACCAATGCTAAGAAAAAGAACCCATGGCTAGACCCTTTTGATGATGGGGAGGACCCCAACATGGAGTATGGTTCGTTGTTTACTGATGGTAAGCAAGAAGAAGATCCTAGACCACCTGACAACCCGGATAACCCTTATGGGTTCTTGAAATTCCCAATGGGTTTCGCTGTGGAGCTGGCTTCATTGCCTTTGAAAATAAGAGGTGATGTTAGGAGATGTTGCTGTGTGATTTCTGGTGGTGTCTATGAAAACTTGCTGTTTTTTCCTGCTATTCAGTTGATCAAGGACAG ATACCCTGGTGTTCAAGTGGATGTATTGGCATCAGAAAGAGGAAAGCAGACTTATGAGTTGAACAAGAATGTGAGATGGGCTAATGCTTATGATCCTGATGATGAGTGGCCTGAGCCTGCTGAATACACTGACATGGTTGGACTTCTTAAG AGTAGGTATTATGACATGGTTTTGTCAACCAAACTGGCGGGGCTAGGCCATGCAGCATTCTTGTTTATGACAACCGCTCGTGATAGAGTCAGCTACATTTACCCAAATGTGAATGCAGCAGGAGCAGGATTACTTCTATCAGAAACTTTTACAGCAGATAGTATGAATCTTTCAGAAGGAGGATATAACAT GTACCATCAGATGGTTGATTGGTTGGGAAGACCTTTTCGGAGTGTCCCAAGGCACTCTGTTGGCCCACTAAGAGTGTCAATTTCAAGGAAGCTGAAGAAGGTTGTAGCAGAAAAATACAGGACTGCAGGTGcagagaaaggaaaatatattgtgaTTCATGGAATAGAATCAGATTCAAAGGCTTCAATGCAGTCTAGGGGTGATACTGATAGCTTGCTTCCCATTCAAGTATGGGCTGAAATCGCCAAGGATATAAG GGGATTTAAGCCACTTTTGGTCATTCCacatgagaaagaaagagaaaatgtggAGGAGGTCGTAGGAGATGATGCTAGTATTGTGTTCATCACTACCCCAGGGCAG CTGGCTGCTCTCATAAATGATTCAGCTGGGGTGATTGCTACAAATACAGCAGCTATCCAACTTGCGGGTGCACGTGAAAAACCAAG CATCGGTCTGTTTTGCTCTAAGCAGAAGGGGAAACTTTTTGTTCCCAATccagaagagaagaaatgCGCCATTGTCTCATCCAAGACAGGAAAGTTAAGAGATGTAGAAGTTGAGGCTGTTAAACAAGCCATGCAAATATTTGATATGTCCTTTGCTCTAGTATAG
- the LOC18595435 gene encoding phosphatidyl-N-methylethanolamine N-methyltransferase, with amino-acid sequence MGMLAGVGILVPFPFYYLLWTYPRSWVNLCGKGRDPSKVMALFSHFFKLVQFISLFSVCSLSWPPPLYFWPLFAFGQLLNFRVYKLLGESGTYYGVRFGKNIPWVTEFPFGFIRDPQYVGSIMSLVACLSWVPFQYILLWSLGYLFMMHVESTENLATRAKPLS; translated from the exons ATGGGGATGTTGGCAGGCGTAGGGATATTGGTGCCATTCCCATTTTACTACTTGTTATGGACGTATCCTCGGTCATGGGTGAACCTTTGTGGGAAAGGAAGGGACCCATCGAAGGTGATGGCCCTTTTCTCCCATTTCTTCAAGCTGGTGCAGttcatttctctcttttcagTTTGTTCCCTCTCTTGGCCTCCCCCTCTTTACTTTTGGCCCCTCTTTGCCTTTGGTCAGCTCCTCAACTTCAG GGTGTATAAGTTGCTTGGTGAATCTGGCACTTATTATGGTGTACGCTTTGGAAAGAATATTCCCTGGGTAACAGAATTCCCATTTGGGTTCATTAGAGATCCACAGTATGTTGGCAGCATTATGAGTCTTGTTGCATGTCTATCTTGGGTACCCTTCCAATATATTCTCCTCTGGTCACTGGGCTATCTATTTATGATGCACGTTGAATCAACAGAAAATCTGGCAACACGTGCAAAGCCTCTCTCCTGA